From a single Balearica regulorum gibbericeps isolate bBalReg1 chromosome 11, bBalReg1.pri, whole genome shotgun sequence genomic region:
- the RAP2C gene encoding ras-related protein Rap-2c, with protein MREYKVVVLGSGGVGKSALTVQFVTGTFIEKYDPTIEDFYRKEIEVDSSPSVLEILDTAGTEQFASMRDLYIKNGQGFILVYSLVNQQSFQDIKPMRDQIVRVKRYEKVPLILVGNKVDLESEREVLSAEGRALAQEWGCPFMETSAKSKTMVDELFAEIVRQMNYASLPEKQDQCCTTCIVQ; from the exons ATGCGGGAGTACAaggtggtggtgctgggcagcgggggggtggggaagtCCGCCCTGACGGTGCAGTTCGTCACCGGGACCTTCATCGAGAAGTACGACCCCACCATCGAGGACTTCTACCGCAAGGAGATCGAGGTGGACTCGTCCCCCTCGGTGCTGGAGATCCTCGACACGGCGGGTACCGAGCAGTTCGCCTCCATGCGCGATCTCTACATCAAAAACGGCCAGGGCTTCATCCTCGTCTACAGCCTGGTCAACCAGCAGTCCTTCCAG GACATCAAGCCGATGAGGGACCAGATTGTCCGGGTGAAGAGATACGAGAAAGTTCCTCTGATCCTAGTGGGGAATAAAGTGGATCTGGAGTCGGAGAGGGAGGTCTTatctgcagaaggcagagccCTGGCTCAGGAGTGGGGCTGTCCCTTCATGGAGACATCAGCCAAGAGCAAAACAATGGTGGATGAACTGTTTGCTGAGATCGTCAGGCAAATGAACTATGCCTCCCTGCCTGAAAAACAAGATCAGTGTTGTACAACTTGCATCGTCCAGtga